The genomic window CACGCGGAACGTGGCGCCCGGCGCGGAGGCCGGCGCGGCAATTGACGCGCTGCTGGCCGAGCCGTTCGGCAACTGGCACGTGGAGACTGCCGACGCGACGCTGCAACTGCGGGTCACCAAGTCGGGCGAGGCGCAGGTGCACCGGGCGGCGGCCAGCCGGCCGGCGGCCGAGCCGGGCGGTCACGACCGGGAGAAGGACTACCTGCTCGATCCGGGCGACCCGATCTTCGCCGAGATCGGCGGTTCGGCGGCGAAGCGCCGCCAGGTGGACGCGTTCCTCCGGGCGCTGGCCGCGACCCTGCCGGACGACCTGACCGGCCCGCTGCGCGTGGTCGACCTGGGCTGCGGCAACGCGTACCTGACCTTCGCGGCCCACCGGTACCTCACCGCCCGCGGGCTGGAGGTGGAGCTGGTCGGCGTGGACGTACGCGAGGACCAGCGCCGGCGCAACACCGAGCTGGCCGAGCGGCTGGGCTGGGCGGACCAGGTCCGCTTCGTCGCCGGCACCATCGCCGACGCGGTGGTCGAGCCGGCCCCGGACCTGGTGCTGGCGCTGCACGCCTGCGACACCGCCACCGACGAGGCGCTGGCCCGCGCCGTCTGGTGGGGCGCCCGCTGGGTGCTCGCCGCGCCCTGCTGCCACCACGACATCGCGGCCCAACTCCGCTCCCGGCCGGCGCCCGCGCCGTACGAGCTGCTCACCCGGCAGGGCATCCTGCGGGAGCGGTTCGCGGACGTGCTGACCGACGCGCTCCGGGCCGGGCTGCTCCGGCTGCACGGCTACCGGGCGGAGGTGGTCGAGTTCGTCGACTCCCGGCACACCCCGCGGAACCTGCTGATCCGGGCCCGCCGGACCGGGACGGCCCCGACCGACGCGCAGCGGGCGGAGTACCGGGAGCTGGTCGACCAGTGGCACGTCACGCCGCGGCTGGAGACCCTGCTCTCCGGGGCGGCGACCGACGGGCCGCCGGCCTAACGGCGCCGCTCGGCGCCGCGGTTCCCGACGCCCCCGCCCGAAGGCGGAGCCGCCCCGCCGG from Micromonospora kangleipakensis includes these protein-coding regions:
- a CDS encoding class I SAM-dependent methyltransferase, with translation MPEPLDAALTEVKALLLDPALTRAVAAGRRRGLRPSVVRAELRPVTLKAGPRLQISTSDGARPYTRNVAPGAEAGAAIDALLAEPFGNWHVETADATLQLRVTKSGEAQVHRAAASRPAAEPGGHDREKDYLLDPGDPIFAEIGGSAAKRRQVDAFLRALAATLPDDLTGPLRVVDLGCGNAYLTFAAHRYLTARGLEVELVGVDVREDQRRRNTELAERLGWADQVRFVAGTIADAVVEPAPDLVLALHACDTATDEALARAVWWGARWVLAAPCCHHDIAAQLRSRPAPAPYELLTRQGILRERFADVLTDALRAGLLRLHGYRAEVVEFVDSRHTPRNLLIRARRTGTAPTDAQRAEYRELVDQWHVTPRLETLLSGAATDGPPA